The following are encoded in a window of Methylocystis rosea genomic DNA:
- a CDS encoding MFS transporter: MHSAAPDTSDPSLKATRREWIGLAILALPCLVYAMDFTVLNLAIPALTAELRPSASQLLWIIDVYGFMVSGFLMIMGGLGDRIGRRKVLLLGAAAFGAVSILAAFSKSAQMLIFARAALGVAGATLAPSTLSLLANMFRDPSERTFAVSMWISSFSAGAIIGPLVGGALIQSFGWGSVFLAGVPVMVLLLVLGPVLLPEYRDPNAGRLDLASALLSLAAVLSFVYGLKRAAEAGFGADAIGAMAAGVALALLFLRRQARLEDPLIDLALFRSRSLNTALCINMLGVFFMFGAFILLAQYFQLVAGLTPLDAGLWSTPSAIVFMIGSFATPALARRIRPVNLLAGGLIVAAAGFVGLALAGGFYGVFLSSLLLVGFTPVIALTTEIIVTSAPPERAGAASALSETAIELGGALGIAALGSLGTLIYRAKMAGVIAGLPADVARAAGATLGGAADAVKFLPPEQAERTLSAARDAFCAGFQAIALLSALGLVGAAFATKIALKQARHPSAEGAGEKPSSAPA; this comes from the coding sequence TTGCATAGCGCCGCGCCAGACACATCCGATCCTTCGCTCAAGGCGACGCGCCGGGAGTGGATCGGGCTCGCCATCCTCGCTCTGCCCTGTCTGGTCTATGCGATGGACTTCACGGTGCTCAATCTCGCCATTCCGGCGCTGACGGCGGAGCTGCGGCCGAGCGCGTCGCAACTGCTGTGGATCATCGACGTCTACGGCTTCATGGTCTCCGGCTTCCTGATGATCATGGGCGGGCTCGGCGATCGCATCGGCCGGCGCAAGGTGCTGCTGTTGGGCGCCGCGGCGTTCGGCGCCGTATCGATCCTGGCGGCCTTCTCGAAATCGGCGCAGATGCTGATTTTCGCGCGCGCCGCGCTCGGCGTCGCGGGAGCGACCCTCGCGCCGTCGACGCTGTCGCTGCTCGCCAACATGTTCCGCGATCCGTCGGAACGCACCTTCGCGGTCAGCATGTGGATCTCGAGCTTCTCCGCCGGCGCCATCATCGGGCCGCTCGTCGGCGGCGCGCTCATTCAGTCTTTCGGTTGGGGCTCGGTCTTTCTCGCGGGCGTCCCGGTGATGGTCCTTCTGCTTGTTCTCGGGCCGGTGCTTCTGCCGGAATATCGCGATCCCAACGCGGGCCGGCTGGATCTCGCCAGCGCGCTTCTGTCGCTCGCGGCGGTGCTGTCCTTCGTTTACGGATTGAAGCGCGCCGCGGAGGCGGGCTTCGGCGCCGACGCGATCGGAGCGATGGCGGCAGGCGTCGCGCTCGCGCTCCTGTTCCTGCGCCGACAGGCGCGGCTTGAAGATCCTTTGATCGATCTCGCGCTGTTTCGCTCGCGGTCGCTGAACACCGCGCTTTGCATCAACATGCTTGGCGTCTTCTTCATGTTCGGCGCGTTCATTCTGCTCGCCCAGTATTTTCAGCTCGTTGCTGGTTTGACGCCGCTCGATGCAGGGCTGTGGTCGACGCCATCGGCGATCGTCTTCATGATCGGCTCCTTCGCCACGCCCGCGCTCGCGCGCCGCATCAGGCCCGTCAATCTTCTCGCCGGCGGACTCATCGTCGCTGCGGCTGGATTTGTCGGCCTCGCGCTGGCCGGCGGATTCTATGGCGTGTTTTTATCTTCTCTGCTTCTCGTCGGATTCACGCCGGTGATCGCGCTGACGACGGAAATCATCGTCACATCGGCGCCGCCCGAGCGCGCCGGCGCGGCGTCAGCCTTGTCGGAAACGGCGATTGAACTTGGCGGCGCGCTCGGCATCGCCGCGCTCGGCAGTCTCGGCACGCTGATCTATCGAGCGAAAATGGCGGGCGTCATCGCGGGACTTCCGGCGGACGTCGCTCGGGCGGCCGGCGCGACGCTCGGCGGCGCGGCGGATGCGGTCAAATTCTTGCCCCCGGAACAGGCGGAGCGGACGCTTTCCGCCGCGCGCGACGCCTTCTGTGCCGGTTTTCAGGCGATCGCCTTGTTGAGCGCCTTGGGGCTCGTCGGCGCCGCGTTCGCGACGAAGATTGCGCTCAAGCAAGCGCGTCACCCTTCCGCGGAAGGCGCAGGCGAAAAGCCGAGTTCGGCCCCGGCGTAA
- a CDS encoding endonuclease/exonuclease/phosphatase family protein: MRLASYNVENLFDRARAMNLKSLSQGKPILERFAELSTLLAQPSYSAADKTRMAKLVIELDLEKSDVGDFVILRRNRGGLIKRPKSGGVQIVASGRADWVGSLELRDEPVDEQAMRNTARVMRDIEADVLGVVEVESRPVLRDFNADVVAALGGEAFRHAMVIDGNDTRGIDVGLLTRQGFPIGVLRSHVDEMLDERNPIFSRDCAEFEVSSPSGARLLVMLNHFKSKGFGSQQSSNAKRRAQAKRVAEIYDERVAMGIKNIAIMGDFNDTPDSEPLRPLIEGTDLKDIFLHPKFDDGGFPGTYGSCAADNKIDFILLSPALFDRVTSGGAFRKGMWPGARAKRWEAYPEVGRKEDAASDHAAIWADIDL, encoded by the coding sequence ATGAGACTCGCCTCATACAATGTTGAGAATCTTTTCGACCGCGCACGCGCGATGAATCTCAAGAGCCTTTCGCAAGGCAAACCTATTCTCGAACGCTTCGCGGAGCTGAGTACGTTGCTGGCGCAGCCCTCGTACAGCGCCGCCGACAAGACGCGCATGGCGAAACTTGTCATTGAACTCGATTTGGAAAAATCCGACGTCGGCGATTTCGTCATTCTGCGGCGCAATAGGGGCGGATTGATCAAACGCCCTAAGTCGGGCGGCGTTCAGATTGTCGCGAGCGGGCGCGCCGATTGGGTCGGCTCGCTGGAGTTGCGCGACGAGCCCGTCGACGAACAGGCGATGCGGAATACGGCGCGCGTGATGAGAGATATCGAAGCGGACGTTCTCGGCGTCGTCGAAGTCGAGAGCCGGCCGGTGCTGCGGGATTTCAACGCGGACGTCGTCGCGGCGCTCGGCGGCGAGGCATTTCGGCACGCGATGGTGATCGACGGCAACGACACGCGCGGCATCGACGTCGGCCTGTTGACGCGGCAGGGGTTTCCCATCGGCGTGCTGCGCAGCCACGTCGACGAAATGCTGGACGAGCGCAATCCGATCTTTTCGCGTGATTGCGCCGAGTTCGAGGTGTCGTCGCCGTCCGGCGCGCGCCTGCTGGTGATGCTCAATCACTTCAAGAGCAAGGGTTTCGGCTCGCAGCAATCGTCCAACGCCAAACGTCGCGCGCAGGCGAAACGCGTCGCTGAAATCTACGACGAACGTGTCGCCATGGGGATCAAGAACATCGCCATCATGGGCGACTTCAACGACACGCCGGACAGCGAACCTTTGAGGCCTCTCATCGAAGGGACGGATCTGAAGGACATCTTTTTGCATCCGAAATTTGACGACGGCGGTTTCCCAGGCACCTACGGCAGTTGCGCCGCGGACAACAAGATCGACTTCATTCTGCTTTCGCCGGCGCTGTTTGACAGGGTCACAAGCGGCGGCGCGTTTCGCAAAGGCATGTGGCCCGGGGCGCGGGCCAAACGCTGGGAGGCCTATCCGGAAGTCGGGCGCAAGGAAGACGCCGCCTCCGATCATGCGGCGATATGGGCCGACATCGATCTTTAG
- the der gene encoding ribosome biogenesis GTPase Der — MSFSLAIIGRPNVGKSTLFNRLTGKKLALVDDRPGVTRDRREGDAKLADLRFTIVDTAGLEEGRGPTLEGRMRAQTENAILAADAILFLIDARVGVTPDDKYFADLVRRAGKPVILIANKAEGKAGGPGVYDAFSLGLGDPVPFSAEHGEGMGALYDALREALPEETAEPFEDDLAIEENLRNDDEDGSDLDVTKPLRIAVVGRPNAGKSTLINRILGEDRLLTGPEAGITRDSISVDFVWRDRKMKLFDTAGLRKRARVVDKLEKLSAADALRAVRFSEVVVLLVDSTIPFEKQDLSIADLAAREGRAVVIALGKWDLVENRDATLIKLREDAERLLAQLRGCPVVPVSGATGQGLDKLMQAILSVHEIWNKRIGTGRLNRWLLTQIEETPPPAVSGRRIKIRYMTQAKSRPPHFVLFGNQLDELPTSYERFLINGLRKTFDLPGVPIRISKKSGENPFEGRHKG, encoded by the coding sequence ATGTCCTTTTCGCTCGCGATCATCGGTCGGCCGAACGTCGGCAAATCGACGCTGTTCAACCGGCTGACCGGCAAGAAGCTGGCGCTTGTCGACGATCGTCCCGGCGTCACCCGCGATCGCCGGGAGGGTGACGCCAAGCTCGCCGATCTGCGCTTCACCATCGTCGATACGGCGGGACTCGAGGAGGGCCGGGGCCCGACACTGGAAGGGCGCATGCGCGCTCAGACTGAGAACGCGATCCTCGCCGCCGACGCAATTCTCTTTCTCATTGACGCGCGCGTCGGCGTCACGCCCGACGACAAATATTTCGCCGATCTCGTCCGTCGCGCCGGCAAGCCGGTTATCCTGATCGCCAATAAGGCGGAAGGAAAGGCCGGCGGGCCAGGCGTCTACGACGCCTTTTCGCTGGGTCTTGGCGATCCCGTGCCGTTTTCCGCCGAGCATGGCGAAGGCATGGGCGCGCTCTATGACGCGCTGCGCGAGGCTCTGCCCGAGGAGACCGCCGAGCCCTTCGAAGACGACCTCGCCATAGAAGAAAATCTGCGCAACGACGATGAGGACGGCAGCGACCTCGATGTCACGAAGCCGCTGCGCATCGCGGTCGTCGGACGGCCCAACGCCGGGAAATCGACGCTCATCAACCGCATTCTCGGCGAGGATCGTCTGCTGACGGGACCCGAAGCGGGAATCACGCGCGATTCGATCTCGGTCGATTTCGTGTGGCGCGACCGCAAGATGAAGCTCTTCGACACGGCCGGTCTGCGCAAGCGCGCCCGCGTCGTCGACAAGCTGGAAAAGCTGTCAGCCGCCGATGCGCTGCGCGCCGTGCGGTTCTCGGAAGTCGTCGTGCTGCTCGTCGATTCGACGATTCCCTTCGAGAAGCAGGATCTCTCGATCGCCGACCTCGCGGCCCGCGAAGGGCGCGCCGTCGTCATCGCGCTCGGCAAATGGGACCTCGTCGAGAACCGCGACGCGACGCTCATCAAGCTGCGCGAAGACGCAGAACGCCTGCTGGCGCAGCTGCGCGGCTGTCCGGTGGTTCCGGTGTCGGGCGCGACGGGGCAGGGGCTGGACAAGCTCATGCAAGCGATCCTCTCGGTTCATGAAATTTGGAACAAGCGCATCGGGACGGGGCGGCTCAATCGATGGCTGCTGACGCAAATCGAGGAGACGCCGCCGCCGGCGGTTTCCGGGCGGCGCATCAAGATACGCTACATGACGCAAGCCAAATCGCGGCCGCCGCATTTCGTGCTCTTCGGCAATCAGCTCGACGAACTGCCGACGAGTTACGAGCGCTTCCTGATCAACGGACTGCGCAAGACCTTCGACCTGCCCGGCGTGCCGATCAGGATCTCGAAAAAGTCGGGGGAGAACCCGTTCGAAGGACGTCACAAAGGCTGA
- the rlmN gene encoding 23S rRNA (adenine(2503)-C(2))-methyltransferase RlmN, translating to MSLTDKPSLSGMTRAEIADALRTLGLPEREIRMRVAQIWHWVYFRGARDFSEMLNVSKAMRVQLTEAFALRLPEIVEEQISVDGTRKWLLRLQPVDAFDKGAEVECVYIPESDRGTLCVSSQVGCTLNCSFCHTGTQRLVRNLTTAEIVGQLLVARQRLGDFPDRDRPTDGLVPAGEGVRAVSNIVFMGMGEPLYNLDNVMAAIEIMADGDGLALSKRRITVSTSGVVPQFERLGAECGPALAISLHAVRDELRNDLVPLNKKYPIKELLQACRDYPGASNARRITFEYVMLKGVNDSPADARELVRLLKGLPAKINLIPFNPWPGAPYECSDWETIERFSDIVFNAGYASPVRTPRGRDILAACGQLKSETEKLRASARVAAG from the coding sequence ATGAGCCTGACCGACAAGCCTTCGCTCTCGGGAATGACCCGCGCCGAGATCGCCGACGCGTTGCGGACGCTCGGCCTGCCGGAGCGCGAGATCCGCATGCGCGTGGCGCAGATCTGGCATTGGGTCTATTTCCGCGGCGCGCGCGACTTTAGCGAAATGCTGAATGTCTCGAAGGCGATGCGGGTCCAGCTAACGGAGGCCTTCGCGCTGCGCCTTCCGGAAATCGTCGAGGAGCAGATTTCGGTCGACGGCACGCGCAAATGGCTGCTGCGGCTGCAACCGGTCGACGCCTTCGACAAGGGCGCCGAAGTCGAGTGCGTCTACATCCCGGAAAGCGACCGCGGAACGCTTTGCGTCTCCTCGCAGGTGGGATGCACGTTAAATTGCAGCTTCTGCCACACGGGCACGCAGCGGCTCGTGCGCAATCTGACGACCGCCGAAATCGTCGGGCAATTGCTCGTCGCCCGGCAGCGGCTCGGCGATTTTCCCGATCGCGACCGACCGACCGACGGGCTGGTGCCGGCAGGCGAAGGCGTGCGCGCCGTCTCCAACATCGTCTTCATGGGCATGGGCGAACCGCTGTACAATCTCGACAATGTCATGGCGGCGATCGAGATCATGGCCGACGGCGACGGGCTGGCGCTGTCGAAGCGGCGCATCACCGTCTCGACCTCCGGCGTCGTGCCGCAGTTCGAACGCTTGGGCGCCGAATGCGGGCCGGCGCTGGCGATTTCGCTGCACGCGGTGCGCGACGAGCTACGCAACGATCTTGTGCCGCTCAACAAAAAATATCCGATCAAAGAGCTGCTGCAGGCCTGCCGCGACTATCCCGGCGCGTCGAACGCAAGGCGCATCACCTTCGAATATGTGATGTTGAAGGGCGTGAACGACTCGCCCGCCGACGCCAGGGAACTGGTCCGGCTCCTGAAAGGCCTGCCGGCAAAGATCAATCTGATCCCCTTCAATCCCTGGCCTGGCGCGCCTTACGAATGTTCGGACTGGGAGACGATCGAGCGCTTCTCCGACATCGTCTTCAACGCCGGCTACGCCAGCCCGGTGCGCACGCCGCGCGGGCGCGACATTCTCGCCGCCTGCGGACAGCTGAAGAGCGAGACGGAGAAGTTGCGCGCCAGCGCAAGGGTGGCTGCGGGGTGA
- a CDS encoding tetratricopeptide repeat protein codes for MSDIFHEVDEDVRRDKAADLWRRYHTPILIFAVLIVAATGAWSYYQTNRQKTAEAANARFEAAIALANEGKAQEAAAAFDAVAKDAPKGYATLARIRAAELREDRARALQELEAIADDKNVDKLNQEVALLRAALIILESGDRQKMERALGPMMTSNGAFRFSAQELNGLDALANDDFEEAERDFNILLSDRDAPQSVRQRAAAYQGLLHAKRGPKPAAAPTAGAGGAASGGNVTVTPVIEPEQEGAAPSGEAPFEVKPSK; via the coding sequence ATGTCCGATATTTTCCATGAGGTCGATGAAGATGTCCGGCGCGACAAGGCGGCGGACCTTTGGCGGCGCTATCACACGCCGATCCTGATCTTCGCCGTGCTGATCGTCGCTGCGACCGGCGCGTGGAGCTATTACCAGACCAACCGTCAAAAAACGGCGGAAGCCGCGAACGCCCGCTTTGAAGCCGCGATCGCGCTCGCCAACGAAGGCAAGGCTCAAGAGGCAGCGGCCGCTTTCGACGCTGTCGCTAAGGACGCTCCCAAAGGCTATGCAACGCTCGCACGCATCCGGGCTGCGGAACTGCGCGAAGACAGGGCGCGCGCGCTCCAAGAATTGGAGGCGATCGCCGACGACAAGAATGTCGACAAACTGAATCAGGAAGTCGCTCTGCTGCGCGCTGCGCTGATCATCCTCGAGAGCGGAGACCGCCAGAAGATGGAACGCGCGCTCGGACCCATGATGACGTCGAACGGCGCATTCCGCTTTTCGGCGCAAGAATTGAATGGTCTCGACGCGCTGGCCAATGACGATTTCGAAGAGGCCGAGAGGGATTTCAACATTCTGCTCAGCGATCGCGACGCTCCGCAGTCCGTGCGTCAGCGCGCCGCGGCCTATCAAGGGTTGCTGCACGCGAAACGTGGACCTAAGCCGGCGGCGGCGCCGACGGCGGGAGCCGGGGGAGCCGCGAGCGGCGGCAATGTCACCGTGACGCCGGTGATCGAGCCGGAACAGGAGGGCGCTGCGCCGTCCGGCGAGGCGCCGTTCGAGGTGAAGCCCTCGAAGTAG
- a CDS encoding disulfide bond formation protein B yields the protein MALLESSGLLAPRNIALLILAAAVAAIGGAFAYESFGYLPCELCYKERTPYYAAFALAPLAAFTAQTGRGGMARAAFLLMALLFVGNAILSIYHSGVEWKIFAGPSDCSGPLSTAPSVADFMKQLQSVKVVRCDEPNLWIFGLTLANWNVAISAALAGLAAYACLSHWRKFSAVFLSR from the coding sequence ATGGCGCTGCTTGAGTCGAGCGGCCTTTTAGCGCCCCGCAATATCGCGCTGCTGATCCTCGCCGCCGCCGTCGCGGCGATCGGCGGGGCCTTCGCCTATGAGTCGTTCGGCTATCTGCCGTGCGAGCTCTGCTACAAGGAGCGCACGCCCTATTACGCGGCGTTCGCGCTCGCGCCGCTCGCGGCCTTCACCGCGCAAACGGGGAGGGGGGGAATGGCCCGCGCGGCCTTCCTGCTGATGGCCCTGCTCTTCGTCGGCAACGCCATCCTTTCGATCTATCATTCGGGCGTCGAGTGGAAGATTTTCGCCGGGCCGTCCGATTGTTCCGGGCCGCTTTCGACCGCGCCGTCGGTCGCCGATTTCATGAAGCAACTTCAATCGGTGAAGGTCGTGCGCTGCGACGAGCCGAATCTATGGATTTTCGGCCTGACGCTGGCGAATTGGAACGTCGCGATTTCCGCGGCGCTAGCTGGTCTAGCGGCCTACGCGTGTCTGAGTCATTGGCGTAAGTTCAGCGCTGTCTTTCTTTCTCGATGA
- a CDS encoding methyltransferase → MLKPSPEKLLALGMSFWNAKALLSAVELGVFDALADGPADLATLTPKLGLHKRSAHDFFDALVAMKVLERDAAGRYANTPETDFFLVRGRPSYVGGLLEMANARLYESWGHLSEALRTGQRQSENQDESDFFAALYADPQRLRGFLSAMSGVSAGAAQAIADKFSWRDYRTFVDVGAAQGMVPVTIARAHPHLSGGGFDLPQVGPIFEEFVAANGLAERLRFYPGDFFKDDLPTADVIIMGHILHDWDLEQKRLLLKKAYDALPEGGVLIVYEALIDNDRRENAFGLLMSLNMLIETDGGFDFTGADCEGWMKEAGFSSSRVEHLTGPDSMVVGVK, encoded by the coding sequence ATGCTCAAGCCTTCTCCTGAAAAACTTCTCGCTCTCGGCATGTCGTTCTGGAACGCCAAGGCGCTGCTTTCGGCAGTGGAGCTGGGCGTCTTCGACGCTCTCGCCGACGGCCCCGCCGACCTTGCGACGCTGACGCCGAAACTCGGCTTACACAAGCGCTCCGCGCACGACTTCTTCGACGCGCTCGTGGCGATGAAAGTTCTGGAGCGCGATGCGGCCGGGCGTTACGCCAATACGCCCGAAACGGATTTTTTTCTTGTTCGCGGTCGGCCGAGCTATGTCGGCGGGCTGCTGGAGATGGCCAATGCGCGCCTCTACGAGAGCTGGGGACATCTGTCGGAGGCGCTGAGAACCGGCCAACGCCAAAGCGAAAATCAGGACGAGAGCGATTTCTTCGCGGCGCTTTACGCCGATCCGCAACGTCTGCGCGGCTTCCTCTCCGCGATGAGCGGCGTGAGCGCCGGCGCCGCCCAGGCGATCGCCGACAAATTCTCCTGGCGGGACTATCGGACCTTCGTCGATGTCGGCGCCGCGCAGGGCATGGTCCCCGTCACAATCGCGCGGGCGCATCCGCATCTTTCGGGCGGCGGCTTCGATCTCCCCCAAGTCGGGCCGATATTCGAAGAATTTGTCGCCGCCAATGGGCTCGCCGAGCGACTGCGGTTCTACCCCGGCGACTTTTTCAAGGACGATTTGCCCACGGCCGACGTCATCATCATGGGGCACATCCTTCATGATTGGGATCTTGAGCAAAAGCGGCTGCTGTTGAAGAAGGCCTATGACGCTCTCCCCGAAGGCGGCGTGCTCATCGTCTATGAAGCCCTGATCGATAATGATCGTCGCGAGAACGCTTTCGGTCTGCTGATGAGCCTCAATATGCTGATCGAGACCGACGGCGGCTTCGATTTTACGGGGGCCGACTGCGAGGGCTGGATGAAGGAAGCCGGGTTCTCCAGCTCCCGGGTCGAGCATCTGACGGGGCCGGATTCCATGGTGGTCGGCGTCAAATAG
- a CDS encoding DUF72 domain-containing protein codes for MSRKTGRVYVGVGGWNYAPWRESFYPADLPHNRELEYASRKLASIEINGTYYRTQSAASFAKWRDETPEGFIFSVKAPRFAVMRKTPREAGESIERFFASGVMELGDKLGPILWQFLPNKKFDAGFFDAFLSLLPKNIGGRPLMHAIEPRHESFKTAEFIALARQHGVAIVVAGDSKYPLIADLTTPFVYARIMGTRPDAPLGYDDNALKQWTQRARQWASGAAPGGLDYVARTQQKAATPRDVFLYVISGAKERNPAAAMALIERLSR; via the coding sequence ATGAGTCGAAAGACCGGACGCGTCTATGTCGGCGTCGGCGGCTGGAATTACGCCCCCTGGCGCGAATCCTTTTATCCCGCTGACCTCCCGCATAACCGCGAACTCGAATATGCGAGCCGCAAGCTCGCCTCCATTGAAATCAACGGCACCTATTATCGCACCCAGAGCGCCGCGAGCTTCGCCAAATGGCGCGATGAAACGCCCGAAGGCTTCATCTTCAGCGTCAAGGCGCCGCGCTTCGCGGTGATGCGCAAGACGCCACGCGAAGCGGGCGAGTCGATCGAACGCTTTTTCGCAAGCGGCGTGATGGAGCTTGGGGACAAACTCGGACCCATCTTGTGGCAGTTCCTGCCCAACAAGAAATTCGACGCGGGGTTCTTCGACGCCTTTCTTTCCCTGCTGCCAAAGAACATCGGCGGCCGACCGCTGATGCACGCGATTGAGCCGCGCCATGAGAGCTTCAAGACGGCTGAATTCATCGCGCTGGCGCGCCAGCATGGCGTCGCCATCGTCGTCGCTGGCGATTCAAAATATCCGCTTATCGCCGATCTGACGACGCCCTTCGTCTATGCGCGCATCATGGGAACGCGTCCCGATGCTCCACTCGGCTATGACGATAACGCGCTCAAGCAATGGACGCAGCGTGCGCGACAATGGGCGAGCGGCGCTGCGCCGGGCGGGCTAGACTATGTCGCGCGAACGCAACAGAAGGCCGCGACGCCTCGCGATGTTTTTCTCTACGTCATCAGCGGCGCTAAGGAACGCAATCCAGCCGCCGCCATGGCGCTGATCGAGCGACTCTCCCGCTAA
- a CDS encoding PQQ-dependent sugar dehydrogenase encodes MAANFFWRLLFTLTAIALAACDRGPEMPESAGYGPNPTLPSPHPTGAFPYVNIARAVGWPSGEKPTPAEGLDVEAFGTGLDHPRWLYELPNGDILVAETDAPPKPENEGGGVRGFFMGLYMRQAGSNKPSANRITLLRDADGDGVAETKEVFLENLNSPFGMALVGDQLYVANADSLVRFPYKVGDTRIEAPPEKVVDLPSGRNHHWTKSLVADPVGSRLYVGVGSNSNAAENGMEEEQNRADILEIDPATGDTRVFASGLRNPVGMDWNPATGDLWVAVNERDEIGDNLVPDYMTKVRDGAFYGWPYSYYGQHVDERVQPQDRELVKQAIRPDYALGSHTASLGFTFVGDSALGPFQNGAIIGQHGSWNRSPRVGYRVIFVKFENGAPVGAPKEVLTGFLNERGEARGRPVGVIVDKRGALLVADDVGGVVWRASAAKKQAE; translated from the coding sequence ATGGCGGCGAATTTTTTCTGGAGATTGCTATTCACGCTGACCGCGATCGCGCTTGCCGCCTGCGATCGCGGCCCCGAAATGCCAGAGAGCGCTGGCTATGGACCCAATCCGACGCTGCCGTCGCCGCATCCGACCGGCGCATTTCCATACGTGAATATCGCTCGCGCCGTGGGCTGGCCAAGCGGCGAAAAGCCCACGCCCGCCGAGGGTCTGGACGTTGAAGCTTTTGGGACGGGGCTCGACCATCCGCGCTGGCTGTACGAATTGCCGAACGGCGACATTCTTGTCGCGGAAACCGATGCGCCGCCCAAGCCCGAAAACGAAGGCGGCGGCGTTCGCGGCTTCTTCATGGGCCTTTATATGCGCCAGGCCGGCTCGAATAAGCCGAGCGCCAACCGCATCACGCTGCTACGTGACGCGGACGGCGACGGCGTCGCCGAAACGAAGGAAGTCTTTCTGGAAAACCTCAATTCGCCGTTCGGCATGGCGCTGGTGGGCGATCAGCTTTATGTCGCCAACGCCGATTCGCTCGTGCGCTTTCCGTACAAGGTAGGCGACACGCGCATCGAAGCGCCGCCGGAGAAGGTCGTGGATCTGCCGTCGGGTCGCAATCATCACTGGACGAAGAGCCTTGTCGCGGATCCGGTGGGATCGCGTCTATATGTCGGGGTCGGGTCCAACTCCAACGCCGCCGAGAACGGTATGGAGGAAGAGCAAAACCGCGCCGACATTCTGGAGATCGATCCGGCGACCGGCGACACGCGGGTTTTCGCTTCGGGACTGCGCAACCCGGTCGGGATGGACTGGAATCCCGCGACAGGCGACCTGTGGGTCGCGGTGAACGAACGCGACGAGATCGGCGACAATCTCGTGCCCGACTACATGACAAAGGTGCGAGATGGCGCCTTTTACGGCTGGCCATACAGCTACTACGGACAGCATGTCGACGAGCGCGTGCAGCCGCAGGATCGGGAACTCGTCAAGCAGGCGATCCGGCCGGATTATGCGCTCGGCTCTCACACGGCCTCGCTTGGATTTACCTTCGTCGGCGATTCCGCCCTCGGGCCGTTCCAGAACGGCGCGATCATCGGCCAGCACGGATCGTGGAATCGCAGTCCCCGCGTGGGCTACCGCGTCATTTTTGTAAAGTTCGAGAATGGCGCGCCGGTGGGCGCCCCGAAAGAGGTGCTGACCGGCTTTCTGAACGAGCGCGGCGAAGCGCGGGGCAGGCCGGTCGGCGTCATCGTCGATAAGCGCGGCGCGCTACTGGTGGCCGACGACGTCGGCGGCGTCGTGTGGCGGGCGAGCGCCGCCAAGAAGCAAGCGGAATAG
- a CDS encoding BrnA antitoxin family protein: protein MPDDEIDTKDIPEAPAENWAFAHRGAFYKPIKQPVNIRIDADVLDWFKRHTEGRGYQTEINRVLRRHVIEKERQR, encoded by the coding sequence TTGCCTGACGACGAGATCGACACGAAAGATATTCCTGAAGCTCCTGCCGAAAATTGGGCTTTCGCTCACCGCGGCGCGTTCTACAAGCCCATCAAACAGCCGGTGAATATTCGCATCGATGCGGACGTGTTGGACTGGTTCAAGCGCCACACAGAGGGAAGAGGCTATCAAACGGAGATCAACCGCGTGTTGCGGCGCCATGTCATCGAGAAAGAAAGACAGCGCTGA
- a CDS encoding BrnT family toxin — protein MKFEWDADKARRNAAKHGVSFEVARRVWDDPLHVILPDRFKDGEERWHAIGIVGGVALLVVVHCYPDEDDAEHVRIIGARKATPHERRRYEQEGV, from the coding sequence GTGAAATTCGAATGGGACGCTGACAAGGCGCGGCGCAATGCCGCCAAGCATGGGGTTTCATTCGAAGTCGCGCGACGCGTTTGGGACGATCCCTTGCATGTCATCCTGCCCGACCGTTTCAAGGATGGCGAAGAACGTTGGCATGCGATCGGCATTGTCGGCGGAGTGGCCTTGCTCGTTGTCGTGCATTGTTATCCTGACGAAGACGACGCCGAGCACGTACGGATCATCGGCGCCCGAAAGGCGACGCCTCACGAGAGAAGACGCTATGAGCAAGAAGGAGTTTAG